Proteins encoded together in one Planctomyces sp. SH-PL14 window:
- a CDS encoding small basic protein → MTIDKSLKRKGGLARTRNVLKRDERIAKMKEDEKWPEGRPAFGIPKTRIQKLAIGKKKKKKEEGEEGDAKGKKGAKGAAKAAAPAKAAAPKAAPAKK, encoded by the coding sequence GTGACGATCGATAAGAGTCTCAAGCGCAAGGGCGGACTGGCCCGCACCCGCAACGTGCTCAAGCGCGATGAACGCATCGCGAAGATGAAGGAAGACGAGAAGTGGCCGGAAGGCCGCCCCGCCTTCGGCATTCCGAAGACCCGCATCCAGAAGCTGGCGATCGGCAAGAAGAAGAAAAAGAAGGAAGAAGGCGAAGAAGGGGACGCCAAGGGGAAGAAGGGAGCCAAGGGGGCCGCGAAGGCTGCTGCTCCCGCCAAGGCCGCCGCTCCGAAGGCCGCTCCCGCCAAGAAGTAG
- a CDS encoding BON domain-containing protein yields MKRTLVFGVLALGVSFFGAGWDNAAQAQQSSLFGSGSSGRGGGSGSSGGVTTIGGSSGSGGGGTSGMGGSSMGGSTGGRGATGGSNTSSFGSANGRGGAGQNGAGGMNQPQFNEFGSVGNQIGQGGFVGRSDNSGRFVGQTQAGQQQSMSRSNFGGLGGRGGQNGNNNQNFNQGNQAQNARRVRPQLKLGFAIPPMATPAVSNTLAVRLTAAQPSLGSIDNVNLKLDDAGVVTLTGRVESQDAKSLAAAILRLEPGVRKVVNELEVAP; encoded by the coding sequence ATGAAGCGGACCCTCGTTTTCGGTGTGTTGGCGCTCGGTGTCTCGTTCTTCGGGGCAGGCTGGGACAACGCCGCGCAGGCTCAGCAGAGTTCCCTCTTCGGAAGCGGGAGCAGCGGGCGTGGCGGCGGCTCCGGCTCGTCCGGCGGCGTCACGACGATCGGTGGTTCGTCGGGAAGCGGCGGCGGCGGCACGTCCGGAATGGGGGGAAGCTCCATGGGTGGCTCGACCGGCGGTCGAGGCGCGACCGGCGGCAGCAACACCAGCAGCTTCGGTTCGGCGAACGGGCGGGGCGGAGCGGGACAGAACGGGGCCGGCGGGATGAACCAGCCCCAGTTCAACGAGTTCGGCTCGGTCGGGAACCAGATCGGCCAGGGAGGCTTTGTCGGCCGCAGCGACAACTCGGGCCGCTTCGTCGGGCAGACGCAGGCGGGCCAGCAGCAGTCGATGTCCCGGTCGAACTTCGGCGGACTGGGAGGCCGCGGGGGCCAGAACGGCAACAACAACCAGAATTTCAACCAGGGCAATCAGGCGCAGAACGCGCGAAGGGTGCGGCCGCAGCTGAAGCTCGGCTTCGCCATCCCTCCGATGGCGACCCCGGCTGTCAGCAACACGCTGGCGGTGCGGCTCACCGCTGCACAGCCGTCGCTCGGCTCGATCGACAACGTGAACCTCAAGCTGGATGACGCGGGGGTCGTGACCCTGACGGGCCGTGTCGAGTCTCAGGATGCCAAGTCGTTGGCGGCGGCGATTCTCCGGCTCGAGCCGGGGGTTCGTAAGGTCGTGAACGAGCTGGAAGTCGCTCCCTGA
- a CDS encoding RidA family protein gives MMRCLCLAMMTWLLLNRSLAADEGSPLRKALSPNAAVGASGAVLVQGFDLVQTDQVLPRTPSGTSVADQARDVCTQIDALLKGLGSSLRQAVRIHVYVADDQHAAAVRSVLAERVDPDSPPAVSWVMTSLPNREAVAMDIIAAAPAKADRAKVATVDGVRYSVLPAKATSRSYVSGQAEKALTAAEGTRQTMASLVKTLQFLELQTADVVQVKAFVMPMSDADAVVKEIAAVFSPEACPPVSLVEWESAAYPVEIELVAASTAPVPSDRPALEFLTPPGMTTPTVYCRVARVQHPATIFLSGLYGTQEDPNGEAELRELFDKTRSLAEAGVSDLRHLVKATYYVSAPGSSQQHNRLRPEYYDPARPPAASKAQVKGVGQPGRTITWDMIAIPKSP, from the coding sequence ATGATGCGCTGTCTGTGCCTGGCAATGATGACGTGGCTCCTCTTGAACCGAAGCCTCGCCGCTGACGAAGGATCCCCCCTTCGAAAAGCCCTCTCACCCAACGCCGCCGTCGGAGCCTCCGGGGCCGTCCTCGTCCAGGGCTTCGATCTCGTCCAGACCGACCAGGTCCTGCCGCGGACACCATCCGGAACATCCGTCGCCGACCAGGCTCGCGACGTCTGCACCCAGATCGACGCCCTGCTCAAGGGACTCGGCTCCAGCCTCCGGCAGGCCGTCCGGATCCACGTCTATGTGGCGGACGACCAGCACGCCGCCGCGGTGCGGAGTGTCCTTGCCGAGCGCGTCGATCCCGATTCACCCCCCGCGGTGAGCTGGGTCATGACCTCGCTTCCGAACCGCGAGGCAGTCGCGATGGACATCATCGCCGCGGCTCCCGCCAAGGCGGATCGGGCCAAGGTCGCAACGGTCGATGGAGTCCGCTACTCGGTCCTGCCGGCGAAGGCCACCTCCCGCTCCTACGTCTCGGGACAGGCCGAGAAAGCCCTGACGGCCGCCGAGGGAACGCGGCAGACCATGGCCAGCCTCGTGAAGACGCTGCAGTTCCTCGAACTGCAGACGGCGGACGTGGTCCAGGTGAAAGCCTTCGTGATGCCGATGTCGGATGCCGACGCGGTGGTGAAGGAGATCGCGGCGGTCTTCAGCCCCGAGGCCTGTCCCCCCGTTTCCCTTGTGGAGTGGGAGTCGGCGGCGTATCCGGTCGAGATCGAACTCGTCGCCGCTTCGACCGCGCCCGTCCCATCGGACCGTCCGGCACTTGAGTTCCTCACCCCGCCGGGGATGACGACGCCGACCGTCTACTGCCGCGTCGCCCGGGTCCAGCATCCCGCCACGATCTTCCTCTCCGGCCTCTACGGAACCCAGGAGGATCCAAACGGCGAAGCGGAACTCCGCGAGCTCTTCGACAAGACCAGGAGCCTCGCCGAAGCCGGAGTAAGCGATCTGCGGCACTTGGTGAAGGCGACGTACTACGTCAGCGCCCCCGGAAGCAGCCAGCAGCACAATCGGCTCCGTCCTGAGTACTACGATCCGGCGCGTCCGCCAGCGGCCTCGAAAGCTCAGGTCAAAGGGGTGGGACAACCGGGGCGGACGATCACGTGGGACATGATCGCGATTCCGAAGTCTCCCTAA
- a CDS encoding HIRAN domain-containing protein translates to MTIFTFLRQLLRLPGHSTSRRRFLAGLTVSPLTLLPGRTRRPASAFRLADFAVAGFRYHDGPRVLARLRPGDRLRLVPEPLNAHDENAVRIEFEGCLLGYVPRGQNRTLSSLLRQGCPAACTVCRIDGNADPWEALSVVVDIAPSAPLDDWGGIEAEADEFGASPRPAV, encoded by the coding sequence GTGACCATTTTCACCTTCCTGCGGCAGCTCCTCCGTCTCCCGGGTCACTCGACGTCGCGACGCCGGTTTCTCGCGGGGCTCACGGTCTCGCCGTTGACCCTCCTGCCGGGTCGGACCAGGCGGCCCGCCTCGGCGTTCCGTCTCGCGGATTTTGCCGTGGCCGGGTTCCGATATCACGATGGACCCAGAGTGCTGGCGCGACTCCGGCCGGGAGACCGGCTCCGGCTTGTTCCCGAACCGCTCAACGCTCACGACGAGAACGCGGTTCGAATCGAGTTTGAAGGGTGTCTGCTCGGATACGTTCCCCGCGGTCAGAACCGGACGCTCTCGTCTCTTCTCAGGCAAGGCTGTCCGGCGGCCTGCACGGTCTGCCGCATCGACGGGAACGCGGATCCGTGGGAGGCCTTGTCCGTGGTCGTGGACATCGCCCCCTCGGCGCCGCTCGACGACTGGGGAGGTATCGAAGCCGAGGCGGATGAATTCGGTGCGAGTCCTCGCCCGGCCGTTTGA
- a CDS encoding S41 family peptidase: protein MRGLLRPWCVGAVLGLFVAGSLNLLTAEDTPSSPAKDSKEVAAKEEGNTTPPKLSKEDEYYELMRIFADSFEEIDRNYVTGVDRRKLVEAAVRGMLTELKDPYSNYINPEEVTEFSEAVDQEFGGVGIQVRFDDAAREIVVTTPLPGSPAYKAGIQSGDRVVEIEGKPVADFGAGKEMQTAIKMLKGEPGVTVSFGYKRGTSDDVKKVSMKREIIQLDTVLGDNHNADGTWDYMVDADKKIAYLRLTHFTSRSATEMRDALKKLKGEGMKGLILDLRFNPGGYLQSAIQISDLFIDDGKIVSTEGRNSPERVWTAKKFGTYSGFPMVVLVNRFSASASEIVSACLQDHNRAVVIGERSWGKGSVQNVMDVEDGKSKLKLTIATYHRPSGKNIHRSPGDDEKAEWGVKPNDGYEVKFNNEQLIQYQISRQKRDARAEGFEKIEFDDTQLDKAIEYLREEIAKAPAEPEKKAA, encoded by the coding sequence ATGCGCGGTTTGCTTCGCCCCTGGTGCGTTGGCGCGGTTCTCGGGCTGTTCGTCGCCGGTTCGCTGAATCTCCTCACGGCGGAAGACACGCCCTCGTCCCCGGCCAAGGACTCCAAAGAGGTCGCCGCCAAGGAAGAGGGGAACACCACTCCCCCCAAGCTCTCCAAGGAAGACGAGTACTACGAGCTGATGCGGATCTTCGCCGACTCCTTCGAGGAGATCGACCGCAACTACGTCACCGGCGTCGACCGCCGGAAGCTTGTGGAAGCGGCGGTCCGCGGGATGCTGACCGAGCTCAAGGACCCATACTCCAACTACATCAACCCCGAAGAGGTCACGGAGTTCAGCGAGGCGGTCGACCAGGAGTTTGGCGGCGTCGGGATCCAGGTCCGCTTCGATGACGCCGCCCGTGAAATCGTCGTCACCACCCCGCTCCCGGGAAGCCCGGCATACAAGGCGGGAATCCAGTCGGGTGACCGGGTCGTCGAGATTGAAGGGAAGCCGGTCGCGGACTTCGGAGCCGGCAAGGAGATGCAGACCGCGATCAAGATGCTCAAGGGTGAGCCCGGCGTCACGGTCAGCTTCGGCTACAAGCGCGGCACGAGCGACGACGTCAAGAAGGTCTCGATGAAGCGGGAGATCATCCAGCTCGACACGGTGCTGGGGGACAACCACAACGCCGACGGGACCTGGGACTACATGGTCGATGCCGACAAGAAGATCGCCTACCTGCGGCTGACGCACTTCACCAGCCGCAGCGCAACCGAGATGCGAGACGCCCTCAAAAAGCTCAAGGGCGAAGGAATGAAGGGGCTGATTCTGGACCTGCGGTTCAACCCCGGTGGTTACCTGCAGTCGGCGATTCAGATCTCGGACCTGTTCATCGACGATGGAAAGATCGTCAGCACCGAAGGGCGGAACAGCCCGGAACGGGTCTGGACCGCCAAGAAGTTCGGGACCTACAGCGGCTTCCCGATGGTGGTCCTGGTGAACCGGTTCAGTGCTTCAGCAAGCGAGATCGTGAGCGCGTGCCTGCAGGACCACAACCGGGCGGTCGTCATCGGCGAGCGGTCGTGGGGCAAGGGGAGCGTGCAGAACGTGATGGATGTCGAGGACGGCAAGAGCAAGCTCAAGCTGACGATCGCGACGTACCATCGGCCGAGCGGCAAGAACATCCACCGTTCTCCCGGCGACGACGAGAAGGCGGAGTGGGGGGTCAAGCCGAACGACGGCTATGAGGTGAAGTTCAACAACGAGCAGCTGATCCAGTACCAGATCTCCCGCCAGAAGCGGGACGCCCGCGCGGAGGGCTTCGAGAAGATCGAGTTCGACGACACCCAGCTCGACAAGGCGATCGAATATCTCCGCGAGGAGATTGCGAAGGCTCCGGCGGAGCCCGAGAAGAAGGCGGCCTGA
- a CDS encoding voltage-gated chloride channel family protein, translating to MPSAFFSDLFQSLRWVARWGLLTLPVGLATGSACALFLWSLDRVTNHRFQNPSLLYALPIAGIAIGWVYSRWGESAERGNNLIMDEIHEPGGGVPLRMAPLVLFGTLATHLFGGSAGREGTAVQMGGSLAQGFARLVPGLSAEEVRILLMTGIAAGFSGVFGTPIAGTVFALEVLSIGRISHAALVPCLIASLVSDRTCLAWGIGHTHYPINSLVDPVSGAAHPLGGSILAAAALIGALSGLASALFSELTHGLHAAFRRLSGSPLVRPFLGGLIVIGLTFLVGNRDSLGLGVSSPDPAAVTIVRCFEPGGAHLWSWLWKLLFTAVTLASGFKGGEVTPLFFIGAALGNVLATALGLPVDVLAALGFAAVFAGATNTPLACTLMGIELFGSGLAVPLAVACCLAYVASGHTGIYLSQRITAPKVPGPAGDIPRSLKAERERRRERGRRAVELSRDGAADPAEQERKSPPPPEEAKGS from the coding sequence GTGCCGTCGGCCTTCTTCTCCGATCTGTTCCAAAGCCTCCGCTGGGTCGCGCGCTGGGGACTTCTGACGCTCCCCGTCGGCCTGGCGACCGGCTCCGCCTGCGCCCTCTTCCTCTGGTCCCTCGACCGGGTCACCAATCACCGCTTCCAGAATCCTTCCCTCCTCTACGCCCTGCCGATCGCCGGGATCGCGATCGGGTGGGTCTACTCCCGCTGGGGAGAGTCCGCCGAACGGGGCAACAACCTCATCATGGACGAGATCCATGAGCCGGGCGGCGGCGTTCCGCTCCGCATGGCCCCCCTGGTCCTGTTCGGAACGCTCGCGACCCACCTCTTCGGCGGCTCGGCGGGCCGCGAAGGAACCGCGGTCCAGATGGGGGGAAGCCTGGCCCAGGGGTTCGCCCGGCTGGTCCCGGGACTCTCGGCCGAGGAGGTCCGGATCCTGCTCATGACCGGGATCGCAGCCGGGTTCAGTGGCGTCTTCGGGACGCCGATCGCCGGGACCGTGTTCGCCCTCGAAGTCCTCTCGATCGGCCGGATCAGCCACGCCGCGCTCGTCCCCTGCCTGATCGCCAGCCTCGTCAGCGATCGGACCTGCCTCGCCTGGGGGATCGGCCACACGCACTATCCGATCAACAGCCTGGTCGATCCGGTGTCCGGCGCCGCCCACCCGCTGGGAGGAAGCATCCTGGCCGCGGCGGCGCTCATCGGAGCCCTCTCGGGACTGGCGAGCGCCCTCTTCTCCGAGCTGACCCACGGACTTCACGCGGCCTTCCGCAGACTCTCCGGGAGCCCGCTGGTCCGACCGTTCCTGGGGGGGCTGATCGTCATCGGCCTGACGTTCCTCGTGGGAAACCGCGATTCGCTGGGGCTGGGAGTCTCATCACCGGACCCCGCCGCCGTCACGATCGTCCGCTGCTTCGAGCCCGGCGGTGCTCATCTCTGGAGCTGGCTCTGGAAACTCCTCTTCACGGCGGTCACCCTCGCCAGCGGTTTCAAAGGGGGGGAGGTGACTCCGCTGTTCTTCATCGGAGCCGCGCTCGGCAACGTCCTCGCGACGGCGCTCGGGCTGCCGGTGGACGTGCTCGCGGCGCTGGGTTTCGCCGCGGTCTTCGCCGGGGCGACCAATACGCCTCTCGCCTGCACGCTGATGGGGATCGAACTGTTCGGGAGCGGGCTGGCCGTCCCGCTCGCGGTGGCCTGCTGCCTGGCCTATGTCGCCAGCGGTCATACGGGGATCTATCTCTCCCAGCGGATCACGGCGCCAAAGGTCCCCGGTCCGGCCGGCGACATCCCGCGCTCGCTGAAGGCGGAACGGGAGAGGCGTCGGGAGCGCGGACGACGGGCGGTCGAGTTGAGCCGAGACGGGGCAGCGGACCCCGCGGAGCAGGAACGAAAAAGCCCTCCGCCTCCCGAGGAAGCGAAGGGCTCGTGA
- a CDS encoding Tm-1-like ATP-binding domain-containing protein, whose translation MSASVYAVATLDTKGAELAYAAGLCRSAGVRVLTVDIGTGATPAVAADIPREKVAGCHPRGAQYVLDLKDRGEAVAAMGDALQGFLLQESYAGRLAGVLGLGGGGGTALITQAMRGLPIGLPKLMVSTMASGNVAPYIGTSDIALLYSVVDIAGLNAVSTRVLANAAHAMAGMVLHKAPRAPVKPALGMTMFGVTTPCVTEVRRLLEEDGFDCLVFHATGSGGRAMEKLVASGMIEGVIDVTTTEIADEVVGGILSAGPERLDAILHQGVPYVLSLGALDMVNFGARNTVPANFARRNFYIHNPQVTLMRTKPEENREFARWIAAKLQHARAPVVVVVPEGGVSAIDAPGEAFHDPEADEALFSELERATRGNSHVTVKRYPEHINDVKFAKRLVDKFCHLWARRLRVPLP comes from the coding sequence ATGTCGGCTTCGGTGTACGCCGTCGCCACGCTCGATACGAAGGGGGCTGAGCTCGCTTACGCCGCCGGCCTCTGCCGGAGCGCGGGGGTCCGGGTCCTGACGGTCGACATCGGAACCGGCGCGACTCCTGCCGTCGCGGCCGATATCCCCCGTGAGAAGGTGGCGGGCTGCCATCCTCGGGGGGCGCAGTACGTCCTCGATCTCAAGGACCGCGGCGAGGCGGTCGCGGCGATGGGAGACGCACTCCAGGGCTTTCTGCTCCAGGAGTCCTATGCCGGGCGGCTGGCGGGCGTCCTGGGGCTCGGAGGGGGGGGCGGGACCGCCCTCATCACGCAGGCGATGCGTGGCCTCCCGATCGGTCTTCCGAAGCTGATGGTCTCGACGATGGCCAGCGGCAACGTGGCCCCCTACATCGGGACGAGCGACATCGCGCTCCTCTACTCCGTCGTCGACATCGCCGGGCTCAACGCGGTCTCGACCCGCGTCCTGGCGAACGCCGCGCACGCCATGGCCGGCATGGTCCTTCACAAGGCGCCGCGGGCCCCGGTGAAGCCGGCACTCGGGATGACGATGTTCGGGGTCACGACTCCCTGCGTGACCGAGGTCCGCCGGCTTCTCGAGGAGGACGGGTTCGACTGCCTCGTGTTCCACGCCACCGGCTCGGGCGGGCGGGCAATGGAGAAGCTGGTCGCCTCCGGGATGATCGAGGGGGTGATCGACGTCACGACGACCGAGATCGCCGACGAGGTCGTGGGCGGGATCCTCTCGGCCGGGCCGGAGCGGCTCGACGCGATCCTGCACCAGGGGGTGCCGTACGTCCTGAGCCTCGGCGCCCTCGACATGGTGAACTTCGGGGCCCGCAACACGGTCCCGGCGAACTTTGCCCGCCGGAACTTCTACATCCACAATCCGCAGGTCACGCTGATGCGGACGAAGCCGGAGGAGAACCGGGAGTTTGCGCGGTGGATCGCGGCCAAGCTGCAGCATGCCCGGGCCCCCGTGGTCGTGGTGGTTCCCGAAGGGGGGGTCTCTGCGATCGATGCGCCGGGCGAGGCCTTCCACGATCCCGAGGCGGATGAGGCCCTGTTTTCCGAACTGGAGCGGGCGACCCGCGGCAACAGCCATGTGACGGTCAAGCGGTACCCCGAGCACATCAACGATGTGAAGTTCGCCAAGCGGCTCGTCGACAAGTTCTGTCATTTGTGGGCCCGGCGACTTCGTGTTCCGCTCCCGTAA
- a CDS encoding purine-nucleoside phosphorylase, which produces MLHLFDKIQETCAFLRSRWGKTPHAGIILGTGLGPLVERIQVDTVIDYAEIPNFLKPTATSHKGRLYCGELTGLPVLAMEGRFHAYEGYSLQDITLPVRIFRALGAELMIVTNAVGGMNPNYACGDIMVIDDHINLMGMNPLIGINDDRLGPRFPDMSAPFDRELGDAALEIARKENFPCHRGVLVAVAGPNLETRAEYRFLRQIGADVVGMSTVPEVIVAVHAGLRTLGLSVVTDMCLPDNLHAANVAEIIAIANAAEPKLTSLVTGVLAHEAKRKK; this is translated from the coding sequence ATGCTCCATCTGTTCGACAAGATTCAGGAAACGTGCGCCTTCCTCCGCAGTCGGTGGGGAAAAACGCCGCACGCGGGTATCATTCTCGGTACGGGGCTCGGTCCCCTGGTCGAACGGATCCAGGTCGATACGGTCATCGATTACGCCGAGATCCCGAACTTCCTGAAACCGACCGCCACCAGCCACAAAGGGCGACTCTACTGCGGGGAACTGACCGGCTTGCCGGTCCTGGCCATGGAAGGCCGCTTTCATGCTTACGAGGGCTATTCCCTGCAGGACATCACGCTTCCGGTGCGGATTTTCCGCGCCCTGGGGGCGGAGCTGATGATCGTGACCAACGCCGTGGGGGGGATGAATCCCAACTATGCCTGCGGCGACATCATGGTCATTGACGACCATATCAACCTGATGGGGATGAACCCTCTCATCGGGATCAACGACGACCGCCTGGGACCCCGTTTCCCGGACATGAGCGCGCCGTTTGACCGGGAGCTTGGCGACGCCGCCCTGGAAATCGCCCGGAAGGAGAATTTCCCCTGCCATCGCGGGGTGCTGGTGGCCGTGGCCGGGCCGAATCTCGAGACGCGGGCCGAATACCGGTTCCTCCGCCAGATCGGGGCGGACGTGGTCGGTATGTCGACCGTTCCCGAGGTGATCGTGGCGGTTCATGCCGGCCTGCGGACGCTGGGCTTGTCGGTCGTGACTGACATGTGCCTGCCGGACAATCTCCATGCGGCCAACGTGGCGGAGATCATTGCCATTGCGAACGCCGCGGAGCCGAAGCTGACGTCGCTGGTCACGGGGGTTCTGGCTCACGAGGCGAAGCGGAAAAAGTAA
- a CDS encoding transposase has product MRLFRWICEEEFLAEVFRQHRGRSYEKLLTFPQMVQLVCDALLQHHGSVRQSFARAKEEGEIDCGIHSVYRKLADLPLSLSMGFFHETTKRLQQVFPQEVNYCPIPPSLGEFEILCHDGKTIKHVQKRLKVLQGISGSLLGGRLVVSQSYRTGMAVALSASEDGESGETRLLPEALRQTREVIARTRLHVCDRGYCGSPQMNACQEHGDHFFLRFHKQRLAFHENGDWEPAEGMDRYGRSYTEDWGWLGGPDHPERRPVRRIQLHRPGIKDELILLTDLEDPDQYPADDLLEAYLKRWNIERMFQQVTEVFSLESLIGSSPKATVFQASFCFLLYNLIQVLRAYIAEGQEIESVETISSELLFVDVHRQLNGWTELLDVSQTVDQLPPLMSVSDVIDHLRELLGTRWTDRWWKSPSNTHRSAKVKAKKPVRGGHAAVFRILQTQKVRRKT; this is encoded by the coding sequence ATGAGACTCTTCCGGTGGATCTGTGAGGAGGAGTTCCTGGCCGAGGTCTTTCGGCAGCACCGCGGCCGATCCTACGAGAAGCTCCTGACGTTTCCCCAGATGGTCCAGCTGGTCTGTGACGCGCTCCTGCAGCACCATGGAAGCGTGCGGCAGAGCTTTGCCCGAGCCAAGGAAGAAGGCGAGATCGATTGCGGGATCCACTCCGTCTATCGCAAGCTCGCCGACCTGCCGCTGTCACTCTCGATGGGCTTCTTCCATGAGACCACCAAGCGTCTCCAGCAGGTGTTCCCACAGGAGGTGAACTACTGCCCCATCCCCCCGTCCCTGGGAGAGTTCGAGATCCTGTGCCACGACGGCAAGACCATCAAGCACGTCCAGAAACGGCTGAAGGTGTTGCAGGGGATCTCCGGGAGTCTTCTCGGGGGCCGATTGGTCGTCAGTCAGTCCTATCGGACCGGCATGGCGGTGGCGCTCTCGGCCAGTGAAGACGGCGAGAGCGGAGAGACTCGCCTCTTGCCAGAAGCCTTGCGGCAAACCCGGGAAGTGATCGCCAGAACGCGGCTGCATGTGTGCGATCGGGGCTACTGCGGGTCGCCCCAGATGAACGCCTGCCAGGAACACGGGGACCATTTTTTCCTGCGATTTCACAAGCAGCGGCTGGCTTTTCACGAGAATGGCGACTGGGAACCCGCAGAGGGAATGGACCGTTATGGACGGTCCTACACGGAGGACTGGGGCTGGCTGGGCGGCCCCGATCATCCCGAGCGACGTCCCGTTCGGCGGATTCAGTTGCACCGCCCCGGGATCAAGGACGAACTGATCCTGCTGACGGATCTGGAAGATCCTGATCAGTACCCGGCCGACGACCTGCTGGAGGCCTATCTCAAGAGGTGGAACATCGAGCGGATGTTCCAGCAGGTGACGGAAGTCTTCTCCCTGGAGTCGCTGATCGGGAGCAGCCCGAAGGCGACGGTGTTCCAGGCCTCCTTCTGCTTCCTGCTCTACAACCTGATCCAGGTGCTGCGGGCGTATATTGCGGAGGGGCAGGAGATCGAGTCTGTGGAGACGATCTCATCGGAGTTGCTGTTCGTGGATGTGCACCGTCAGTTGAACGGGTGGACGGAGCTGCTGGACGTCTCTCAGACGGTGGATCAGCTCCCTCCACTGATGAGCGTATCGGATGTGATCGACCACCTGAGGGAGCTGCTGGGGACGCGGTGGACGGATCGCTGGTGGAAGTCACCGTCGAACACGCACCGGAGCGCCAAGGTCAAAGCCAAGAAGCCTGTTCGAGGAGGCCACGCCGCCGTGTTCCGCATCCTACAGACCCAAAAGGTCAGGAGGAAAACATAG
- a CDS encoding Gfo/Idh/MocA family protein: protein MTIRFGSLGCGRIVGRGLLPGIQACKKATLHAIASERPGVARETADKNGIPKAYDSYEALLADPEIQAVYVPCTGDQHKQWTIAAAKAGKHVLCEKPLALTVAEADEMATACLRAGVILQEAFMWRHHPRTKLAKKMVENGDIGELRLINASFSFDIDRTDWRLKPERGGGAMWDVGCYGVNCARHFTGAEPTHVYARAHWWPTGVDMTMQIALAFPGDVLANIDCSFETPYRCRAELVGTKGRIVLEEAFLPPAGTPLLYTTATEWAGKLDSIDIPPANEFGEEIDDFCRSIEAGKLVGPGEDGVANMRALEWILETAKMQPK, encoded by the coding sequence ATGACGATTCGATTTGGCAGCCTCGGATGCGGACGGATCGTCGGACGAGGACTTCTCCCCGGAATCCAAGCCTGCAAGAAGGCCACCCTCCACGCCATCGCCAGCGAACGACCCGGCGTCGCTCGCGAAACCGCCGACAAGAACGGCATCCCCAAAGCCTACGACTCCTACGAAGCCCTCCTCGCCGACCCCGAGATCCAGGCGGTCTACGTCCCCTGCACGGGCGACCAGCACAAACAATGGACCATCGCCGCCGCCAAGGCCGGCAAACACGTCCTCTGCGAAAAACCCCTCGCCCTGACGGTCGCCGAAGCGGACGAGATGGCCACGGCTTGTCTCCGCGCCGGAGTCATCCTCCAGGAAGCCTTCATGTGGCGGCACCACCCGCGGACGAAGCTCGCCAAGAAGATGGTCGAGAACGGCGACATCGGCGAACTGCGGCTCATCAACGCCAGCTTCAGCTTCGACATCGACCGCACCGACTGGCGGCTGAAACCCGAACGCGGCGGCGGAGCGATGTGGGACGTTGGCTGCTACGGCGTGAACTGCGCCCGCCACTTCACCGGCGCCGAGCCGACCCACGTCTACGCCCGCGCCCACTGGTGGCCGACCGGGGTCGATATGACGATGCAGATCGCCCTCGCCTTCCCCGGCGACGTCCTGGCCAACATCGACTGCAGCTTCGAGACCCCCTACCGCTGCCGCGCCGAGCTCGTCGGGACCAAGGGACGGATCGTCCTCGAAGAAGCCTTCCTCCCTCCCGCCGGCACCCCGCTCCTCTACACGACCGCGACCGAGTGGGCTGGCAAGCTCGACTCGATCGACATCCCGCCGGCCAACGAGTTCGGTGAGGAGATCGACGACTTCTGTCGCTCGATCGAAGCGGGCAAGCTCGTCGGCCCCGGAGAGGACGGCGTCGCCAACATGCGGGCGCTCGAGTGGATCCTCGAAACGGCCAAGATGCAGCCGAAATAG